A part of Rhodohalobacter barkolensis genomic DNA contains:
- a CDS encoding FISUMP domain-containing protein — protein sequence MTRKIYLPQALFFFGFVTMIIITSCSDKSPTSVTEDPEKGSIEGQTITSDTQEGINDAFVILSAQNITDRETYTEDGKFQFSNLDHGEYQLKIRLPQGYSENDNLEKIITVDGPVNIEVRADPVREQTVTIQRGTKDTLATSSGVYLTVDATESEADVEMHIEETVESLFSGQQILSKPIQIRLGSSNGGSTSSLLQAEMISSATSGNKITMSILQSYSGNTDEAMFAFQFDEEEPVFAYAEGIPKEYLDSRVNQGTEVMAHEFTLSPDAEFQFKAALTKIDRTCDDSEISQGYRSLKELDGVLDGEKPLILIHGIQLQNATCDDFLDYDPEVDLFEPLLKELQEDHDIHSNYKVYIYRYTSNAPVLENSVALWDMMQSEGIEEPVIIAHSMGGLVARGLMLSEGEDKVDGLITLGTPHEGSPLADLISSTHNIKEFCDQNPIIASRPFCQVGKLGSLVPNTPGFLDLSPNSDVISDFQNLKGSNEKIYSLGGKLNPEMDWDLIMGPRIKAPQTDLVYQAGWSFLGGVSSYNDGIVPLESALPEWSGLQSILNDHNHSEVARGIHDNASSVFDVVRPVLLQLASIITVPQLVTSDVTDITSTSATTGGQISNDGGADITARGVCWSTNQDPSLNDSCTNDGSGVGEFESTITDLTAETEYFVRAYATNDQGTGYGEQRNFTTESESGNGDWPRDTTTEVVDVYNPATGRTWMDRNLGASRAATSRTDSEAYGDLYQWGRAADGHEKRNSSTTSTLSNTDQPGHSNYILAPNSPRDWRSPQNDNLWQGVNSINNPCPDGYRLPTEAEWEAERQSWNSNDIVGAFESPLKLPAAGFRDNSSGFLDGVGGYGFYWSSTVSETFSLYLFSDSISAYILREFRSSGLSLRCIKD from the coding sequence ATGACAAGGAAAATTTATTTACCACAGGCTCTCTTTTTTTTCGGATTTGTTACCATGATTATTATCACATCATGTAGTGATAAAAGTCCTACATCTGTAACTGAGGATCCAGAGAAAGGAAGTATAGAGGGACAAACAATCACCTCTGATACACAAGAGGGTATTAATGATGCATTTGTCATCTTATCTGCACAAAATATTACTGACCGGGAAACCTACACAGAAGATGGAAAGTTTCAATTTTCCAACCTCGACCATGGAGAGTATCAGTTAAAAATCAGACTGCCACAGGGCTACAGTGAAAATGACAACCTGGAGAAGATAATTACAGTTGATGGGCCTGTAAATATTGAAGTACGCGCCGATCCAGTAAGAGAACAAACTGTTACGATTCAAAGAGGAACAAAAGATACATTAGCCACAAGTTCCGGCGTCTATCTCACTGTCGATGCAACAGAGTCTGAAGCAGATGTCGAAATGCATATCGAAGAGACCGTTGAGTCTTTATTCTCCGGCCAACAAATCCTGTCAAAACCTATTCAGATTAGACTAGGGTCAAGTAACGGTGGCTCTACTTCCAGCTTGTTGCAGGCGGAAATGATATCATCGGCCACATCAGGTAATAAAATCACTATGAGTATTTTACAGTCCTACTCGGGCAATACTGATGAGGCTATGTTTGCATTTCAATTTGATGAGGAGGAACCTGTATTTGCCTATGCTGAAGGGATACCAAAAGAATACTTAGATTCGAGGGTAAATCAGGGAACAGAAGTAATGGCTCATGAATTTACGCTGTCACCTGATGCTGAATTTCAATTTAAAGCAGCGCTGACCAAAATAGATCGTACTTGTGATGACTCAGAGATCAGCCAAGGTTATCGAAGTCTGAAAGAGCTTGATGGGGTGCTGGATGGTGAAAAGCCGTTAATTCTCATCCATGGTATTCAGCTTCAAAACGCTACCTGCGATGATTTTCTTGATTACGATCCTGAGGTGGACCTTTTTGAGCCGCTCCTCAAGGAATTACAAGAGGATCACGACATTCACAGTAACTATAAAGTGTACATCTACAGATATACGTCCAATGCCCCGGTGTTGGAAAATAGCGTGGCTTTATGGGATATGATGCAATCAGAGGGGATAGAAGAACCGGTTATTATTGCTCACAGTATGGGAGGTCTGGTAGCACGGGGTTTGATGCTGTCAGAGGGAGAAGATAAAGTTGACGGGCTTATTACCTTGGGTACACCTCATGAAGGTTCGCCATTGGCTGACCTGATAAGTAGTACCCACAATATCAAAGAATTTTGTGATCAAAATCCAATAATTGCGAGTAGACCATTTTGTCAGGTAGGGAAATTAGGTTCCCTAGTTCCCAATACACCGGGGTTTTTAGATCTGAGTCCAAATAGTGATGTAATATCGGATTTTCAAAATTTGAAAGGAAGTAATGAAAAGATTTATTCTTTAGGAGGTAAATTGAATCCTGAAATGGATTGGGACCTCATAATGGGACCTCGAATAAAAGCTCCTCAAACAGATCTTGTTTATCAGGCAGGGTGGAGTTTTTTAGGTGGTGTCTCTTCTTACAATGATGGCATTGTCCCATTGGAAAGTGCTCTGCCGGAATGGTCGGGATTACAGTCAATTTTAAATGATCACAATCATTCAGAAGTTGCAAGAGGTATTCATGATAATGCTTCCTCAGTATTTGATGTTGTAAGGCCTGTCTTATTGCAGCTTGCATCGATAATTACTGTCCCGCAACTGGTAACAAGCGATGTGACAGATATAACCTCAACAAGTGCAACTACTGGTGGCCAAATATCGAATGATGGAGGCGCAGATATTACGGCTCGCGGTGTTTGTTGGAGCACCAATCAAGATCCCAGTTTAAACGATTCATGCACCAATGATGGCAGTGGCGTTGGCGAATTTGAAAGCACTATTACCGACTTAACTGCTGAAACGGAATATTTTGTGCGCGCTTATGCTACCAATGATCAAGGAACGGGATATGGCGAGCAGAGAAACTTCACCACTGAGTCTGAATCTGGTAATGGGGACTGGCCAAGGGATACCACCACTGAAGTAGTCGATGTATACAACCCCGCAACCGGTCGCACCTGGATGGACCGTAACCTGGGTGCCAGTCGAGCAGCGACATCGAGAACAGACTCAGAGGCATATGGCGACCTCTATCAGTGGGGTCGGGCTGCGGATGGACATGAGAAAAGGAATTCCAGTACAACTTCGACTCTCAGTAATACTGATCAACCCGGGCACAGTAACTATATCCTTGCACCTAACTCACCTCGTGACTGGAGAAGCCCGCAAAATGACAATCTTTGGCAGGGAGTAAATAGTATAAACAATCCGTGCCCGGATGGCTACAGATTGCCAACCGAGGCTGAATGGGAAGCAGAGCGACAAAGCTGGAATAGTAATGACATTGTTGGGGCATTTGAATCACCCTTAAAACTCCCAGCAGCGGGCTTTCGAGATAACAGCAGTGGCTTTCTTGACGGAGTTGGCGGCTACGGTTTTTACTGGTCAAGTACGGTTTCTGAGACCTTCTCACTGTATCTGTTCTCAGATAGCATCAGTGCCTATATACTCAGAGAATTTCGTTCGAGTGGGCTTTCTCTGCGATGCATTAAGGATTGA
- a CDS encoding BspA family leucine-rich repeat surface protein, which translates to MNRIISFSIIVLLLIATLSCSTESTPIYSLSVTANPSEAGSVTPSSGEYEQGERVEITATPNDGWMFDSWQGDHTGSSNPASVTMSSDKQISARFVERTYPLTINTEGEGTVQENIISQKTTDYEEGTVVELTAEPADGWRFVRWEGDLEGSENPATIEVDSEKTVTAVFERRDYPLTINVDGEGTVAEEVIQAKTTDYPYETNVQLTANPSEGWVFSHWEGDVTGSENPSTIEVTNEKTVTAVFEREMFAISYTLNGEGQVTETLSTGTKAEDGSYEFESTVVISAVPAEGWQFIGWAGDLQGTDNPQTVTIDSDKSVTANFDRKDYPLTINIQGEGTVAEEVIQAKTTDYPYETNVQLTANPADGWVFSRWEGDVTGSANPSTVEVTNEKTVAAVFEKTFYLHPNGVTIMCPNTSPGDKGLVNGIEYESVDRVLLSQRRDDGSDLSKVCVSLITNMSYTFSGTPFNQDISNWDVSSVTEMIYMFHGTPFNQDISNWDVSSVTNMLSMFEGTPFNQDISTWDVSSVTNMSLMFTRSQFNQSIGNWDVSSVTDMSSMFEDTPFNQDISTWDVNSVTTMRRMFFSTPFNKSINNWDVSSVTDMSFLFMGSFFNQPIGNWDVSSVIDMSSMFEGTDFNQPIGNWNVSAVSYMGRMFSGTPFNQSITSWNVSSVTNMQEMFYRATNFNQDISNWDVSSVTNMSFMFNRSQFNQPIGNWNVSSVNNMQAMFALSPFNQPIGSWDVSSVTNMSGMFLSTPFNQSIGNWDVGAVNTMEEMFYASEFNQPIGNWNVSSVNNMNKMFRGIPNSYTNPFNQDIGNWNVSSVVYMEEMFYSSEFNQQINTWCVEQITSEPSLFSASSPLIEDNKPVWGTCPSN; encoded by the coding sequence ATGAATAGAATCATTTCCTTTTCTATAATTGTGCTTTTATTGATTGCTACACTTTCTTGTTCTACAGAAAGCACACCTATTTACTCTCTTTCAGTAACGGCAAATCCTTCCGAAGCTGGTTCGGTAACACCATCATCTGGTGAATATGAACAGGGAGAACGTGTAGAGATAACGGCAACTCCGAATGATGGCTGGATGTTCGATAGTTGGCAGGGGGATCATACCGGTAGCAGTAATCCAGCTTCGGTTACCATGAGCTCTGATAAGCAGATCTCTGCTCGCTTTGTTGAGAGAACCTATCCTTTGACTATCAATACAGAAGGTGAGGGTACTGTTCAGGAGAATATCATATCTCAAAAGACAACTGATTATGAAGAAGGCACTGTTGTAGAGCTAACTGCAGAGCCTGCCGATGGATGGAGATTTGTTCGGTGGGAAGGGGACTTGGAAGGTTCAGAGAATCCTGCAACAATTGAAGTTGACAGTGAGAAAACAGTTACTGCTGTATTTGAACGAAGAGACTACCCGTTGACAATTAATGTTGATGGAGAAGGAACAGTTGCCGAAGAAGTAATTCAGGCTAAAACGACGGACTATCCATATGAAACCAACGTCCAGCTGACGGCCAATCCGTCAGAAGGTTGGGTGTTTTCCCATTGGGAAGGAGACGTGACCGGAAGTGAGAACCCGTCCACCATTGAAGTTACAAATGAGAAAACGGTGACGGCTGTGTTTGAACGAGAGATGTTTGCAATCTCCTACACACTGAATGGAGAAGGGCAGGTTACAGAAACCCTGTCCACAGGCACGAAAGCTGAAGACGGGTCTTATGAATTTGAGTCTACCGTTGTAATATCGGCCGTGCCTGCTGAGGGCTGGCAGTTTATCGGCTGGGCTGGTGATTTACAAGGCACGGACAACCCACAGACCGTTACCATTGATTCCGATAAAAGCGTGACAGCCAATTTTGATCGAAAAGATTATCCACTAACCATCAATATACAAGGTGAGGGTACGGTAGCAGAAGAAGTGATTCAGGCCAAGACGACTGATTACCCATATGAAACCAATGTGCAGCTCACGGCCAATCCTGCTGATGGCTGGGTGTTTTCTCGCTGGGAAGGAGACGTAACCGGTAGCGCGAATCCGTCTACCGTTGAAGTGACGAATGAGAAAACGGTGGCGGCTGTGTTTGAAAAGACATTCTATTTACATCCTAATGGGGTTACTATTATGTGTCCAAATACATCTCCTGGAGATAAAGGATTGGTTAATGGAATAGAATATGAATCTGTGGATAGAGTACTCCTCAGTCAACGCAGAGATGATGGTTCTGACTTATCAAAGGTTTGTGTTTCTTTAATAACGAATATGTCATACACGTTTTCTGGCACTCCATTTAACCAAGATATTAGTAATTGGGACGTAAGTTCGGTCACTGAAATGATATACATGTTTCATGGCACTCCATTTAATCAAGACATTAGTAATTGGGACGTAAGTTCTGTGACCAATATGTTAAGCATGTTCGAAGGCACTCCATTCAATCAAGATATTAGTACTTGGGACGTAAGTTCGGTCACTAATATGTCTTTGATGTTTACTCGAAGTCAATTTAATCAATCCATTGGAAATTGGGACGTAAGTTCTGTGACCGATATGTCTAGCATGTTCGAAGACACTCCATTTAATCAAGATATTAGTACTTGGGATGTAAATTCAGTTACTACTATGAGAAGAATGTTTTTCAGCACACCATTTAATAAATCGATTAATAACTGGGATGTAAGTTCAGTAACCGACATGTCTTTTTTGTTTATGGGTAGCTTTTTTAACCAACCCATTGGAAATTGGGACGTGAGTTCTGTGATCGATATGTCTAGCATGTTCGAAGGCACTGATTTTAATCAACCTATTGGTAACTGGAATGTGAGTGCAGTTAGTTATATGGGAAGGATGTTCTCTGGCACACCTTTCAATCAATCCATTACTAGTTGGAATGTGAGTTCTGTTACGAATATGCAAGAGATGTTTTATCGTGCCACAAATTTTAATCAAGATATTAGTAATTGGGATGTAAGTTCAGTCACTAATATGTCTTTTATGTTTAATCGAAGTCAATTTAATCAACCGATTGGAAATTGGAATGTAAGTTCTGTTAATAATATGCAAGCAATGTTCGCTCTTTCTCCTTTCAATCAGCCAATTGGTAGTTGGGATGTCAGTTCAGTCACTAATATGTCTGGTATGTTTTTAAGCACTCCATTCAATCAATCCATTGGAAATTGGGATGTGGGCGCAGTAAATACTATGGAAGAGATGTTTTACGCTAGTGAGTTCAATCAGCCTATTGGAAATTGGAATGTAAGTTCAGTTAATAATATGAATAAAATGTTTAGGGGTATCCCTAATTCTTATACAAATCCCTTCAATCAGGATATTGGAAACTGGAATGTAAGTTCTGTGGTATATATGGAGGAAATGTTTTACAGCAGTGAATTCAACCAACAAATTAACACGTGGTGTGTTGAACAAATTACATCTGAACCAAGTCTTTTTTCTGCAAGTAGCCCACTTATAGAAGATAATAAGCCAGTTTGGGGTACCTGCCCATCAAATTAA
- a CDS encoding helix-turn-helix domain-containing protein encodes MQPSEIIQLRQQLGWSLAEFGKHFGVTAQAVLKWERGTAQPNDFALATMIQLQERLQQAERNKQKQQFINGLRRALLTGGVIALLTYLFNKEV; translated from the coding sequence ATGCAACCATCAGAAATCATTCAATTACGACAACAATTAGGATGGAGTTTAGCCGAATTTGGCAAACACTTCGGTGTAACTGCCCAGGCAGTTCTAAAGTGGGAACGTGGTACAGCCCAGCCTAATGATTTTGCATTGGCTACCATGATACAACTGCAAGAAAGGTTGCAGCAAGCAGAGAGAAATAAACAAAAACAACAATTCATAAATGGGTTAAGAAGAGCACTCCTCACCGGAGGTGTGATAGCCTTACTTACCTATTTATTTAACAAAGAGGTATAA
- a CDS encoding LamG-like jellyroll fold domain-containing protein, giving the protein MGNVSTFSRVFLLVAVSIMLMVSCGDEGPINVNEEPEIVIQKKEAALEKAEQILPSDLLNSLEDEIDSQSSNIKEAFLDTLSSSLEQLVDTLSKYHSTADLKNEIERIDREAQKFISSEFGDTKAKAFNHLGLGYGKGVSIETGIEANVASGIATGLSAQGGGGSEVLYDFVNMDREVYIFTACGIGVNLAGVGIGTSLSANVGLSGYKKWLLNLIQDKRNNKFQGPAKASSFGIGASGFLGAVGLDASVSIGKSQDVEGDASFYNLIECPSYFNASPTPNGVKEIFFEVSVGTGAGVGGELIAALQAGQIGSNRSAINGSYSSYENKYSSRKISSYKMSAELLTSSPFLGVTTGLPGVNDLTAAALAIHYGGIDPSEFDQAKPALSFSPEVFHLPSAEDSYQLEISNIGTGEIEWEIVQPGVEWMIVTPTSGTGRTLVDIIVDENTTGDERTAELYINSNGGNSEPILITQEKRPLTNGLVASYPFNGNANDETGNGFEGTVYGASLTEDRFGNINSAYGFNGTNSHIDLPSSVLNEEAGTISIWFNVSNEFGTSYNSGHIFSSANFTSPDGTRLYLWVKADNSFGSSFISEIMGEVPINREAWHHAVLTWDDNMANLYLNGTKVESISGGRPAAERVTIGSYGHGFNAFFEGKIDDAKIYNIALSEDQVLSLYQENGWTGHTGDWPKDTTTEIVDVYNPATGQTWMDRNLGASRAATSMDDEEAYGDLYQWGRAADGHEKRDSDTTYTLSNTYTPGHGNFILNFDNKPDDWHSPQNDNLWHGVDGINNPCPNGYRLPTEAEWEAERQSWSSNNRVGAFASQLKLPVAGHRNRASGSLDAVGSNGRYWSSTVFGSLSRYLIFFDDAADMLNNYRAVGYSVRCIKD; this is encoded by the coding sequence TAGTAGATACATTAAGTAAATATCATTCGACAGCTGATTTAAAGAATGAAATAGAAAGAATTGATCGTGAAGCTCAAAAATTTATCTCCAGTGAATTTGGAGATACTAAGGCAAAGGCATTTAATCATTTGGGACTTGGCTATGGAAAAGGTGTTTCAATTGAAACAGGGATTGAAGCAAATGTCGCAAGTGGAATAGCGACTGGATTGTCAGCTCAGGGAGGGGGCGGATCTGAAGTTTTATACGATTTTGTCAACATGGATCGTGAGGTGTATATCTTCACAGCCTGTGGAATAGGTGTTAATTTAGCAGGAGTTGGTATAGGTACATCTCTATCGGCTAATGTAGGTTTATCAGGATACAAAAAGTGGCTCCTGAATTTAATTCAAGACAAACGGAATAATAAGTTTCAAGGTCCAGCCAAGGCATCGAGTTTTGGTATTGGAGCATCCGGCTTTTTGGGTGCAGTAGGTTTAGACGCATCTGTTTCTATCGGTAAATCACAAGATGTAGAAGGTGATGCAAGTTTCTATAACTTAATTGAATGTCCATCCTATTTTAATGCCTCACCAACACCTAATGGAGTTAAAGAAATATTTTTTGAGGTTTCTGTAGGTACAGGTGCGGGTGTTGGAGGAGAATTAATTGCCGCCCTTCAAGCAGGTCAAATCGGATCAAATCGAAGTGCGATAAATGGTAGTTACTCCAGCTATGAAAACAAATATTCAAGCAGAAAGATCTCTTCTTATAAAATGTCTGCTGAGTTATTGACTAGTTCTCCTTTTCTAGGTGTTACTACAGGATTACCAGGAGTAAATGACTTAACAGCAGCGGCACTTGCAATTCATTATGGTGGTATTGATCCATCTGAATTCGATCAGGCAAAACCTGCTTTATCATTTAGCCCAGAAGTATTTCATTTACCTTCTGCAGAAGATTCTTATCAATTAGAGATAAGCAACATTGGCACTGGTGAAATTGAGTGGGAAATTGTTCAACCAGGCGTTGAATGGATGATAGTTACTCCTACGTCAGGAACAGGCAGAACTTTGGTTGACATAATTGTTGATGAAAATACCACAGGTGATGAACGTACAGCTGAACTTTACATTAATTCCAATGGTGGAAACTCTGAACCAATTCTAATTACTCAAGAAAAAAGACCATTAACCAATGGCTTGGTAGCATCTTATCCATTCAATGGTAACGCCAACGATGAGACTGGAAATGGATTTGAAGGAACTGTATATGGAGCCAGTTTAACAGAAGATCGGTTTGGAAATATCAATAGCGCTTATGGTTTTAATGGGACAAATAGTCACATTGACCTTCCAAGTAGTGTACTAAATGAGGAAGCAGGTACTATATCAATCTGGTTCAACGTGTCAAATGAATTTGGTACGAGTTATAATAGTGGGCATATTTTTTCTTCAGCAAATTTTACTAGTCCAGACGGTACTCGTCTGTATTTATGGGTTAAGGCAGATAATAGTTTTGGCTCTAGTTTCATTTCGGAAATTATGGGTGAAGTTCCTATCAACAGAGAGGCTTGGCACCATGCTGTGCTAACATGGGACGATAATATGGCCAATTTATATTTAAATGGGACAAAAGTAGAATCTATAAGTGGTGGCAGACCAGCTGCAGAAAGGGTTACAATTGGGAGCTATGGACATGGTTTTAATGCATTTTTTGAGGGAAAAATCGACGACGCAAAAATATACAATATAGCTCTATCAGAAGATCAGGTTTTATCGCTGTACCAAGAAAACGGTTGGACAGGTCACACAGGTGATTGGCCAAAGGATACCACCACTGAAATCGTCGATGTATACAACCCTGCAACGGGACAAACCTGGATGGACCGCAATCTGGGCGCCAGCCGAGCGGCAACCTCCATGGACGATGAAGAGGCCTACGGCGACCTCTACCAGTGGGGCCGGGCAGCCGATGGGCATGAAAAAAGAGACTCCGACACAACATATACGCTAAGCAACACCTATACGCCCGGCCATGGCAACTTCATTTTGAATTTCGACAACAAACCAGATGACTGGCACAGCCCGCAAAACGATAATCTGTGGCATGGGGTTGATGGAATCAACAATCCATGCCCGAATGGTTACAGGTTGCCAACCGAGGCTGAGTGGGAAGCGGAGCGCCAAAGTTGGAGCAGTAATAACAGAGTAGGCGCTTTTGCCTCTCAGCTTAAGCTGCCTGTGGCGGGTCACCGCAACCGCGCCAGTGGTTCGCTCGATGCTGTAGGCTCAAACGGTCGCTATTGGTCGAGTACAGTTTTCGGTTCTCTCTCACGGTATCTGATATTCTTTGATGACGCTGCTGATATGCTCAATAACTACCGTGCGGTCGGCTATTCCGTCCGCTGCATTAAGGATTGA